One window of the Triticum dicoccoides isolate Atlit2015 ecotype Zavitan chromosome 3B, WEW_v2.0, whole genome shotgun sequence genome contains the following:
- the LOC119277958 gene encoding gibberellin 20 oxidase 2-like, giving the protein MVLQTAQQEPSLTRPPHCSVASARSPAAMDTSPTTPLLLQPPAPSIDPFAAKAAVNKNGGAATAVYDLRREPKIPAPFVWPHAEVRPTTAEELAMPVVDVSVLRNGDAAGLRRAVAQVAAACATHGFFQVSGHGVDDTLARAALDGACGFFRLPLAEKQRARRIPGTVSGYTSAHADRFASKLPWKETLSFGFHDRAGAAPVVVDYFTSTLGPDYEPMGRVYQEYCGKMKELSLTIMELLELSLGVEKRGYYREFFADSSSIMRCNYYPPCPEPERTLGTGPHCDPTALTILLQDDVGGLEVLVDGDWRPVRPVPGAMVINIGDTFMALSNGRYKSCLHRAVVNRRQERRSLAFFLCPREARVVRPPPGLRSPRQYPDFTWADLMRFTQRHYRADTRTLDAFTQWFSSSSSSSAQEAA; this is encoded by the exons ATGGTGCTCCAGACCGCTCAGCAAGAGCCATCCCTGACGCGTCCACCTCACTGCAGCGTCGCCAGCGCGCGCTCGCCGGCGGCCATGGACACCAGCCCCACGACTCCCCTGCTCCTCCAGCCTCCCGCTCCCAGCATTGACCCGTTCGCCGCCAAGGCGGCCGTCAACAAGAACGGCGGCGCGGCTACCGCGGTGTACGACCTCCGGAGGGAGCCGAAGATCCCTGCCCCGTTCGTGTGGCCGCACGCCGAGGTGCGCCCCACCACGGCCGAGGAGCTGGCCATGCCGGTGGTGGACGTGAGCGTGCTGCGCAATGGCGACGCCGCGGGGCTCCGCCGCGCCGTGGCGCAGGtggccgcggcgtgcgccacgcacgggTTCTTCCAGGTGTCCGGGCACGGCGTGGACGACACCCTGGCGCGCGCGGCGCTGGACGGCGCGTGTGGCTTCTTCCGGCTGCCGCTGGCCGAGAAGCAGCGCGCGCGCCGCATCCCGGGGACCGTGTCCGGGTACACGAGCGCGCACGCCGACCGGTTCGCCTCCAAGCTCCCCTGGAAGGAGACCCTCTCCTTCGGCTTCCACGACCGCGCCGGCGCCGCGCCCGTCGTGGTGGACTACTTCACCAGCACCCTCGGGCCGGACTACGAGCCAATGGG GAGGGTGTACCAGGAGTACTGCGGGAAGATGAAGGAGCTGTCGCTGACGATCATGGAGCTGCTGGAGCTGAGCCTGGGCGTGGAGAAGCGCGGGTACTACCGGGAGTTCTTCGCGGACAGCAGCTCCATCATGCGGTGCAACTACTACCCGCCGTGCCCGGAGCCGGAGCGCACGCTGGGCACGGGCCCGCACTGCGACCCCACGGCGCTCACCATCCTGCTGCAGGACGACGTGGGCGGGCTGGAGGTCCTCGTCGACGGCGACTGGCGCCCCGTCCGCCCCGTCCCCGGCGCCATGGTCATCAACATCGGCGACACCTTCATG GCTCTGTCGAACGGGCGGTACAAGAGCTGCCTGCACCGCGCGGTGGTGAACCGGCGGCAGGAGCGGCGGTCGCTGGCCTTCTTCCTGTGCCCGCGCGAGGCCCGCGTGGTGCGGCCGCCGCCGGGGCTGAGGAGCCCGCGGCAGTACCCGGACTTCACCTGGGCCGACCTCATGCGCTTCACGCAGCGCCACTACCGCGCCGACACGCGCACCCTCGACGCCTTCACCCAgtggttctcctcctcctcctcctcctcggcccagGAGGCGGCCTGA